From a single Beijerinckia sp. 28-YEA-48 genomic region:
- a CDS encoding NAD(P)/FAD-dependent oxidoreductase, protein MTSVLKFPKDRHAEISGGGFAGLTAAIALRQRGWSVRLHEKGPELRAFGAGIVLWHNGLRVLEGLGVLEAVLNGSMTPPVYETRLHNAVKSRETFGGMPWRVMTRKHLHNSLVQRAIDVGVDIRVNSEVVSATTDGYVTLASGERLSSNLVVGADGVGSKVRDSIGFKMVRDVSRDGLIRLIVPRMKSALGSGDWDNMIDMWNFWPSVLRILYAPCNDEELYLGLMAPADDVGGSQVPLHLETWAEMFPFLEPVLREAAKVPSPRYDRYETNYLDEWTAGRVALVGDAGHAMCPSLAQGAGCAMVNAYSLAMELSEIPDVETGLKSWQQRMKPITDRCQALSKDLTANRVLSQGNQQHREAFETARYDPLRRVSSW, encoded by the coding sequence ATGACTAGTGTGCTCAAGTTTCCTAAAGACCGTCACGCGGAAATCTCCGGCGGGGGATTTGCTGGCCTGACTGCAGCAATTGCCCTGAGACAACGAGGGTGGTCGGTTCGGCTGCACGAGAAAGGGCCGGAACTGCGTGCCTTTGGTGCAGGAATTGTGCTTTGGCACAATGGCCTTCGAGTTCTTGAAGGTCTAGGCGTTCTGGAAGCCGTCCTGAACGGCTCGATGACGCCTCCTGTATACGAAACGCGTTTGCATAATGCCGTAAAGTCTCGTGAAACGTTTGGCGGAATGCCCTGGCGCGTTATGACTCGAAAGCACCTTCACAATTCTCTTGTTCAACGAGCGATCGATGTAGGTGTCGACATTCGCGTAAACTCTGAAGTTGTAAGTGCCACAACGGACGGATACGTAACACTGGCGTCGGGAGAACGCTTATCCAGCAATTTGGTAGTTGGCGCGGACGGTGTTGGCTCCAAGGTGCGTGACTCAATCGGCTTCAAGATGGTCAGAGATGTTTCGAGAGATGGTCTTATTCGGCTTATTGTGCCCCGTATGAAATCAGCACTCGGGAGTGGTGATTGGGACAATATGATCGATATGTGGAACTTTTGGCCGAGCGTTCTTCGCATACTATATGCGCCGTGTAACGATGAAGAGCTGTATCTGGGACTTATGGCACCCGCCGATGATGTTGGTGGGTCACAGGTTCCGCTTCATTTAGAAACGTGGGCGGAGATGTTTCCATTTCTCGAGCCAGTTCTCAGAGAAGCGGCTAAAGTTCCATCGCCTCGATATGATCGCTACGAAACAAATTATCTCGACGAATGGACAGCAGGGCGCGTCGCGCTCGTCGGTGACGCTGGTCATGCGATGTGTCCTTCGTTAGCGCAAGGTGCCGGCTGCGCGATGGTAAACGCATACAGCCTTGCAATGGAGCTGTCTGAAATTCCAGATGTGGAGACCGGATTAAAATCTTGGCAGCAGCGCATGAAGCCAATTACCGATCGCTGCCAGGCGTTGTCGAAGGACCTTACTGCTAATCGGGTTCTTTCGCAGGGAAATCAACAACACCGAGAGGCCTTCGAGACCGCGCGATACGATCCACTCCGGCGCGTTTCCTCCTGGTAG
- a CDS encoding alpha/beta hydrolase has product MTKATISTRRVNLGQLTLNLREVGSGQLIIFLHGVTSNSAIWDPILLNLSGRARCVAIDQRGHGLSDKPDAGYAAGDFAEDIAKIIASYGGEPATVVGNSLGSRNSIAVAALYPDLVKSIVPIDFTPFIENEVFDALEKRVVAGDRRFRSREEITEYLRDRYRLMPDTAIRTRVESAYVEEDGLWRPRASPSAMVQTVIGLREELETSMLRVKCPAMIVRGAQSSFVSEEAFQKTRDLRPDLSTYVVQGVDHYVNEEAADLVTRMIEAFCLDRR; this is encoded by the coding sequence ATGACGAAAGCAACTATATCGACTAGGCGTGTCAATCTTGGCCAATTGACATTGAATCTGAGAGAGGTTGGCTCAGGACAGCTAATTATTTTTCTGCATGGAGTTACGTCAAATTCCGCGATATGGGACCCCATACTTCTTAATTTGTCTGGGCGGGCTCGATGTGTTGCGATCGATCAGCGTGGACACGGGTTGAGTGATAAACCCGATGCTGGATACGCTGCCGGAGACTTCGCTGAAGATATTGCGAAAATAATTGCGTCTTATGGAGGTGAGCCAGCAACAGTCGTTGGCAACTCACTTGGATCGCGCAACAGCATCGCCGTGGCAGCCTTATACCCCGATCTCGTGAAATCAATCGTACCTATCGATTTTACACCATTTATCGAGAACGAGGTCTTCGACGCGCTGGAAAAGCGCGTAGTTGCCGGAGACCGCAGATTTCGTTCTCGCGAGGAGATCACGGAGTACCTTCGTGATCGGTACAGATTAATGCCAGACACTGCAATTCGAACGCGTGTTGAGTCTGCATATGTCGAAGAAGATGGTCTATGGAGACCTCGCGCTTCGCCGAGTGCAATGGTTCAAACTGTAATTGGCCTCAGAGAAGAGCTCGAAACCTCTATGCTACGCGTGAAATGTCCAGCGATGATTGTTCGTGGGGCGCAGAGTAGCTTTGTTTCCGAAGAAGCTTTTCAAAAGACACGCGATCTTCGTCCGGACTTGTCTACTTACGTAGTTCAGGGCGTCGATCATTATGTGAACGAAGAGGCCGCTGACCTTGTAACACGAATGATCGAAGCCTTCTGCCTAGATCGGCGATAA